The Phormidium yuhuli AB48 DNA window ACGCCGCCCTCAAACTCATCAACACCTATCTTGGCAATGGTCTCTCCAGTCGCCTATTCGTCGAACTGCGAGAAAAACGAGGTCTCGCCTATGATGTCTCCGCCTTTTATCCCACAAGACTTGACAATTCGCAGTTTGTCGTGTATATGGGAACCGCCCCTCAAAACACCGCGATCGCCATCGAAGGCTTACGAGTCGAAGTCGAGCGTTTAACCGCCTTATACCTGCACAACGACGAACTCCAGACCGCCAAAAACAAGCTATTAGGGCAATACGCCCTCGGCAAACAGACCAACTCTCAAATCGCCCAAATTCTAGGCTGGTACGAGACCCTAGGCTTAGGAATAGAATTTGACGAAATGTTCCCCGAAGCCGTGGCCCAAGTCACCGCCGAAGAAGCCCGACGAGTCGCCAGCCGCTACTTCACAGAGCCCTACATCAGCCTCGTCGGTCCCGCCGCCGCCCTCAACAGCGCCCTCCCCTCCCCCGTCTCCTAACCCCCCATTATCTATTGCTATCCCCTCTTGGGAGGGGCAGGGGTGGGTTCCCCCCTACTGCCTACTGCCTACTGCCTACTGCCTTCTTCTCCCCCATGCCCGACTTTCTCATCATAGGTGCCCAAAAAGGCGGAACCACCTCCGCCCTGCATTACCTCAGTCAACATCCCCAAATCGAAGTAGCCCCTCAAAAAGAAGTCCATTACTTCGACCTCAACTATAGCCAGGGACTGTCCTGGTATCAGCAGCAATTCCCCAACCCCAACCCAGATATCCTAAGAGGAGAAGCCAGTCCCTACTATATTCTCCATCCCGACGTCCCCCGTCGCGTCGCCGCTGACTTTCCCCACATTAAACTCATTGCCCTCCTACGCAACCCCGTTGAGCGGGCTATCTCCCACTACCACCATGCCATCAAAGAAGGCCTCGAAACCCTCCCCCTAGAAGACGCCATCGCCCAGGAACCCATCCGCCTGGCCGGAGAAGCCCAAAAACTGCAAGACGACCCCAACTATCACAGCTACGCCTACCAACACCACAGCTATCTAATCCGGGGCGAGTACCTCAACCAACTGCAACGCTGGTGGGCCCACTTCCCCAAACAGCAACTCCTGATTCTCCATAGCGACGACCTCTATCAGCAGCCCCAAGCCACCCTAAACCGGATGCTAACCTTTCTCAACCTACCGGAATTGCCCCTAACCCAGTTCCCCACTCTCAACAGCGGGAACTATTCTCACGTCAGCGAGTCTATCCAACAGCAGTTACGGGAGAGATTTCGACCCCATAACCAGCGCCTGTTTGCCGCCCTCAACCAAAACTGGGGTTGGTGAAAACTGTAGCCTATTACCGAAATGATGCGTTCCGGCAAGTTTGAAGCGATGGGTCTAGGTCATAAACCGAACCGATGCCGGGACGCATCCTACCTCTTGCTTCTCCCCTGTTCCCTGTTCCCTATTCCCTGTTCCCTGTTCCCTCCCCCCTCTTGCCTCTTGCCTCTTGCCTATCGTACTCTGGATGAACGCCCAGGGAAACTGTACCGAAATGGTTGCGCCCCAGCCGTAAATCCTAAACAACACCCGGTCATCGGAAGTCCTTAACAGCAGTTGCAATGCGTGTCCTATTCCTCCATCCGAACTTTCCTGCCCAGTTCCGTCATGTCGCCACAATCCTAGGGCGAGATCCCAATAATCAAGTCGTCTTTGGGACCAAAAACGAACGCCCAGAATGGAAAATTCCCGGCGTAAAGAAAGCCCTCTTTACCCCCAGTCGTGACCCTCGGCCGGAAACCCATCACTATGTCCGGCCCCTGGAAAGTGCGGTTCTTCATGGACAGGCGGTGTACCGTACCATGTTGGCGCTAAAAAGTCAAGGCTTTGTTCCCGATTTAGTCTATGGTCACTCCGGCTGGGGACCCACACTCTTTGTCAAAGATGTCTTCCCCGAGAGCAAATTAATGTGCTACTTCGAGTGGTTCTACTGGGCCCATGGTTCCGATGCTGATTTTGACCCCGCTGACCCCCTCAGTCCCGATGACGAGGCGAAAATCCGCGTCAAAAATGCCCCGATTTTGATGGATTTATACTCCTGCGATTGGGGACTCTCCCCCACCAAATGGCAGAAGTCCCAATTTCCCCATGAATTTCAGCGTAAAATGACCGCCATGCACGATGGGGTGGATACGGAGTTCTTTAAACCCAATCCTGGGGCGAAGTTGGTCTTACCCAACATTGACTTGTCTGGGGCCGATGAGATTGTGACCTATGTTTCCCGAGGGATGGAACCCTATCGTGGCTTCCCAGAGTTTATTGAGTCCATCGCCTATCTGCAAGAAAAACGCCCCAACTGTCATGTGGTGATTGTGGCCTCGGAACGAGTCTGTTACGGGAAATCTCTCCCCAATGGACAAACCTATAAGGAACAGATGTTGGCTAAAGTTCCTCTGGATATGTCGCGGGTGCATTTCGTGGGAACCTTGCCCTATGGTCAATATCTGAAGGTGTTGCAAGCGTCCGATGCCCATATTTATCTGACTCGTCCCTTTGTCTTATCTTGGTCGATGATTGAGTCCATGTCCGCCGGTTGTGTGGTGGTTGGATCGGATACTGCGCCCGTTCGGGAGGTGATTCGCGATGGTGACAATGGCTTCTTGGTGGACTTCTTCTCACCTAAGCAAATCGCCGATCGCGTCCATGACATCTTAGAACATCCGACTCGCATGGCCCATATTCGCGAGAATGCCCGTAAGACGGTGTTGGAAAACTACGCTCACTCGGTTCTGCTTCCTCGTCATATTGAGTTGATGAAAGAGGTGGCCCAGGGGAATTTACCGGAACCACAACCCATCGCCTCGATTCCTGAACGCAGCTTAGTTGTCAGTGGTTAGGGAGAGAGGGGACAGTGGGAGTTAACCCCCAGTCTAAAGACCTAGTTTAAAGACCCAGTCTAAACAGCAATTGTCGGAATTTAGTGTAGAGAGTCGTCCAGCCAAATCGGAGACGTTCACAGGAGGAACAAGATAGGGGATGAGTGTTAGTGTAGCGACGGCGATCGCGTCCCACCAGACGGGAGAGGTGGAACGTGCGGAAGAGTTATATCGGCAAATTTTGGCAGAGAATCCCCAGGAGGCGGCGGCCTTACATGGATTGGGGATGATTGCTTATCAACAGCAACAGTACGAGCGCGCCATTGAACAGATTGAACAGGCGATCGCCCTGGATCAGAGTCACGCCGCTTATCACAATACCTTGGGCATGGCCTATCGCGCCCAGGGCCATCTCGATAAAAGTTTAGCCGCCTATCGTCAGGGACTTCTATTAGACCCCGACAGCAATGCCCTCCAGGGCAATTTTACCCGGGCCTGGCTGGAGTATGTCGATCGCGATCGCCCCGCCGCCCTCAATCACCTGGTTCAACTCGGACGGGCCTATCACCGACTGGGGAACTTCTCCCAGGCCAAACAACTCTATGGACGAGTTCTAGAGTATGATGCCGATCAGGCCGATGCCCTCCAGGGACTGGGAACCCTCGCCTATCAACACCAAGACCATTCTCAAGCAGTAACCCTCCTGCAACGGGCGATCGCCCTCAATCCCAACGCCGCCAGTTATCATCACAATCTCGGGGCCGTCTATCAGGCCCAAGGCCAACTGGCCGCCGCCACCGCCGCCTACCGACGGGCCGTTGAACTCAACGCCAACCTAGAGGCCCCCCGCAAACAACTGAACCAGCTTCTAGAACATCTGCGTCAGAAAGACGTAGAAACCTGGAAGCAAGAAATGTTTAAGTTGGCTCAATGTTTTCAAGAGCAAGAAAACTATCGCCAAGCCGTATTTCTCTACCAAAAAATCCTAGAAGTTGACAGTCAATCTGCGGCTGCTCATTACCATCTTGGACGCATTGCCTATCATCATCACCAAAGCTATCAAGCGATGGTGGACTTGGAAAAAGCTGTTAAACTAGACCCAAACAATGCCGAATATCATCATGGCTTTGGCTTAGCTTGCCTCCAACATAGCGTGCCGCAGATGGCATTAGAACAGTTTAAAAAAGCCCTGGAACTTGACCCAGAAAACCAAGAGTATCAACAGCAATTCAACGAAACCATTGAGTATTTTCTGCATTATTACCACGAATGCGCCCAATGGCATTACAACTTAGAAGAATATCAAGAAGCCGCCACCATTGATTTTCAAGCGGGTAACTTCGTTAAAGAACACACAGGACGCTTACAAACCGCCCAACGTTATTATCGTCAGTCCCTGGACCTTTGCCCCAACTATGCCGAGGTTCATCTAACCCTGGCGGAAATCTATTTAGAAGAGAAAAACTTTAGCCAGGCCCTTCTCTGTGCCCGCAAAGCTATTCAAGGGAAACCGGACTCCGCCGAAGCCTACAAAGCCCTTGGGAACGCCTTTTTAGGGCAAAAAAATGGCAATGCGGCGATGAACGCCTATCAACGGGCGATCGCCATTAAACCCGACTTCGCCGAAGTCTATTCCAACGTTGCCAGCATCTATTTCTTCCAGAACCAAAACCACGAAGCCCTACAACTCTATCAAAAAGCCCTCTCCTATAACCAAGAACTCCCCGGCATTCATTGGAATCTTGGGAAAGTGTACGAACGGATGGGGAAAGTGGATGAAACCATCCAATGTTGGCAACGGGCCTTAGAACTTGACCCCAACTTTGGCGGGGGTATCTCCTATCAGCACTTAGCAGGCAAATACTACGCCAAAGGTCAAAAAGAAGAAGCCGTTAAACTCTTCCATAAAGCCATTGAACTCCAGCCGGACTTAACAGAATCCTACTGGGCCCTCTGTGAAGTCTATAACACCAAAAACCAAGCCGCTGCCCGGGCCGTTTCCCTAAAATTCTGTGAGAACGTCACCGGGAAAGACCGAATTATGGCCCTGTTGGCGGCGATGAAAGCTCACCTAAACTCCGGGGTGAGTGAGGTGGCGATCGCCAAATTCAATGAAGTTGAACCCCTCATCTACAATGCGATTCAGCAATACCCCCTCACCTACAACGAAGTGGTGCGCCTCTATCTCAACCTGGCCTTTGATATGCCCCACGTCCGCGATGACGTCGCTAAAAACGCCAAACTCTCCAAAACCTTAGCCCAACTCTATCTCAAATACCTCGAAGCCAAAGCCAACAGCGAGAAACACGCCGAAATTCCCATTCGTCCTCGCCCCAATCCTGGCCATCCCCTGCGTATTGGCTTCCTCTCCAAACATTTCCGCCGTCACTCCGTCGGTTGGCTGAGTGTGGACATCATCGAGGCCCTGAGTCAAATCACCCCCCATATCTTCCTCTACGTCACCGGGGATATGGGCCGAGATGAACTCACCGAACGCTTCGAGAACGCCGCCGAGAAATTTAGCCGTCCCGAGGGGGCCCAGGCGAAACTGATTTTGCAAGAAATTGCCCAGGATAACCTAGATGTCCTCATCGACATGGACTCAGTAACAGTGATGCCTAATACTGAAGTCTTCTATAGCAGTCCGGCCCATGTCTGTCTCACCTGGCTCGGCTTCGATGCCCCCTATATTACGCCCAAAAACTACTACCTGGGAGATTGGCAAACTCACCCCGCCGGCGTTGAGGAACATTACATCGAACAAATCGTGCGCCTCCCCGACTCCTTCGCCGCCACCGCCGGACTTCCCATTCGTCAAGTCGATCGCGAGGTGTTGCGCCGTTCCATGCGGGTGGCCCCCAATCAGGTGGCTTTTCTCTGTGTGGCTACGGGGAATAAGTTCTGTCCGGAGTTAGTGGAAGCCCAAATTAAGATTTTGGCCCAGGTTCCCGATAGCCTCCTCTTCTATAAAGGCCGGGTGGGGGATTTGTTGGCTATTGAAGAAATCTATCAAAATGAATGTCGCCGTCAGGGAGTGCGGACGAATCGCATCCGGGTTCTCCCCCGAACTCAGACGGAAGAAGAACATCGCCTGATTTATCAGTTCGCTGATGTCTTGATTGATTCCTATCCCTATAGTGGCGCCACTCACGTCGTGGAAGCCCTCTGGTTTAATATGCCAGTGGTGGCGTTGGTGTCGCAACAGTCCTTCGGCCGTCAGGCCTACTCCCTCATGAAAGCCGCTGGAAGCGATTTAGGGGTGGCTTGGACTTGGCAGGAGTATATTGATTGGGGCGTGCGTATGGGCCGAGATGAAGGCTTACGCCAACAGATGCGATCGCAACTCGAACAAGGGAAACAGCCGGATAGCCTGGCCCCCCTCTGGAATCCCCGTAAGTTTGCGGCGGATATGTATAACATCTTCAAGGACTTGGTGGCCCAACGGGCCGCTGGCTAGTCCCCTGTCCGGATAATAGCCGCCAGTCTTGTAAAGATAAGCGATACCTCTCGCATGATGACTGGTGATTATGGGGACTCATACGTTACTTGCACTCACTGCTTTATTGGCACCGGAGGGTCGTCTCGAACCGCCGGTGTTACCGATGCTACCCTCGTTGGATAATCCATCCTTAGAAACCGTTGACTCGAATCGGGCCCTGGAGATGGCCATGGCCACTCCTGAGATGAGTCTCCCAGAATCCCAGTCTCAGCCGCAATTTATTTTTGCCGATGTCTCTGGGGTGGAGGAACACTCCCGAACGGGCCTTTTTAGTCAATATTTGACCTTGTATCAGGCCCTCTTGATGATTTTGGCCCTGTCTCCCTTGGCCGTGTTGGTGACGTTTGGCGTGATTCGCCATCGGGTTTTGGAACGGTTGGTGGCCGATGTACGCTGTAAGTTAGGTAAGTTGGGGGATTTGGAGAAGCAGTTAGATCACTCCAGTCGTAAAGCCGATCGCCTCTTGGAAGAACTCGAACGGGCCATCCTTCAGGCCCACCAACAGGCGCGATCGCAGGTGGATGGCTTAACTCAGGAAATGGAAGTGCAGATGGATCAACTCCATCAAGTCGAACGCATCCGCAATGAATGTTTGCATCAGTTACAGCTGGCGGTGTTGGAGGCCGATGAGGCGAAGGATCAGAAGTTAGCGGAAATTCAGAAAATTAGCCCCCGCGCCATTCTACAGTCCATGAAGCCGGAGTTACGGCAAAAAATTGACCGGGTATCCCAGCGACTGGCGGCAATTCAGGCGATTCAGGAAGCCAATCGAACCATTCCCCTCGCCGCTGGGGGGAACGCCGTCGCTAAACCGGAAACCCCATCCCAGCCAACCCCAACCCCCATTTCTAACAGGGCCACAGCTGAATCTCCCCCCCTTGGGGGACAACTGACACCCCTCTCGTTGCCTGAACACGCCTCGCTTCCAGAACGGTTAGTCTATTATGAGGCCCTGCTAACTCGGCAACCTCATCATCGTCAGGCTTGGTTGGACTATGCCGAGGCCTTACTGGAAAGCCGACGATGGACCGATGCGATCGCCGCCTATGAGGAAGCGATCGCCCTGGATAATCAGGATGCGGATACCTGGTTACGTCATGGGACTCTACTGTACCGCACTGGCCGTTATGCCCAGGCGGTGGAGAGTTTTGATCAGGTCATTGAACATCAGAACCCTGAGGAAGCCGGGGGCCGCGATCGCCTGGTGGAAGCCTGGTTTGGCCGAGGCAACAGTTGCGGCCGCTTACAACGCTATCCTGATGCCATTGACAGTTATGAGCGTACCGTAGAGTTGAACCCCGATAAATATGAAGCCTGGTACAACCGGGGTAATACCTTCAGCAAGCTACAACGGTTCGATGACGCCCTGGAAAACTATGAACAGGCCCTGAAGATTCAACCCAAGAGTCCCGAGATTTGGCATAATCGCGGTGCTATTCTCAATCGGATGCAGAACTTTTCTGAGGCGATCGCCTCCTATAATCAGGCGGTGATGTTGCAACCGGATAAGTTTGAGGCTTGGTACAACTTGGGTAATGTTCTCAGTAACGTGAAACGCTACCCAGAGGCGATCGCCGCCTATGAGAAAGCTGGAAACATCAACCCAGACCGCTATGAAGTTTGGTACAATCATGCGGCAACCTTGGTCAAACTAGAGGAGTACCAGCGGGCGATCGTCTCCTATGAGAAAGTCACCCAACTCAAACCCAATCATTTTGAATCTTGGTACAACTTGGGCATCTTACTCGAAAAAATGGAACGCTACGACCAAGCCCTCGACTGTTTCGATGCCGCCATTGAACTGCAACCACAATCCTATCCAGCCTGGTACGCCAGCGGCACGACTCTACAAAAACTTCAGCGTCATGAAGAAGCTCTTAATGCCTATGAA harbors:
- a CDS encoding glycosyltransferase family 4 protein, with product MRVLFLHPNFPAQFRHVATILGRDPNNQVVFGTKNERPEWKIPGVKKALFTPSRDPRPETHHYVRPLESAVLHGQAVYRTMLALKSQGFVPDLVYGHSGWGPTLFVKDVFPESKLMCYFEWFYWAHGSDADFDPADPLSPDDEAKIRVKNAPILMDLYSCDWGLSPTKWQKSQFPHEFQRKMTAMHDGVDTEFFKPNPGAKLVLPNIDLSGADEIVTYVSRGMEPYRGFPEFIESIAYLQEKRPNCHVVIVASERVCYGKSLPNGQTYKEQMLAKVPLDMSRVHFVGTLPYGQYLKVLQASDAHIYLTRPFVLSWSMIESMSAGCVVVGSDTAPVREVIRDGDNGFLVDFFSPKQIADRVHDILEHPTRMAHIRENARKTVLENYAHSVLLPRHIELMKEVAQGNLPEPQPIASIPERSLVVSG
- a CDS encoding tetratricopeptide repeat protein, whose translation is MSVSVATAIASHQTGEVERAEELYRQILAENPQEAAALHGLGMIAYQQQQYERAIEQIEQAIALDQSHAAYHNTLGMAYRAQGHLDKSLAAYRQGLLLDPDSNALQGNFTRAWLEYVDRDRPAALNHLVQLGRAYHRLGNFSQAKQLYGRVLEYDADQADALQGLGTLAYQHQDHSQAVTLLQRAIALNPNAASYHHNLGAVYQAQGQLAAATAAYRRAVELNANLEAPRKQLNQLLEHLRQKDVETWKQEMFKLAQCFQEQENYRQAVFLYQKILEVDSQSAAAHYHLGRIAYHHHQSYQAMVDLEKAVKLDPNNAEYHHGFGLACLQHSVPQMALEQFKKALELDPENQEYQQQFNETIEYFLHYYHECAQWHYNLEEYQEAATIDFQAGNFVKEHTGRLQTAQRYYRQSLDLCPNYAEVHLTLAEIYLEEKNFSQALLCARKAIQGKPDSAEAYKALGNAFLGQKNGNAAMNAYQRAIAIKPDFAEVYSNVASIYFFQNQNHEALQLYQKALSYNQELPGIHWNLGKVYERMGKVDETIQCWQRALELDPNFGGGISYQHLAGKYYAKGQKEEAVKLFHKAIELQPDLTESYWALCEVYNTKNQAAARAVSLKFCENVTGKDRIMALLAAMKAHLNSGVSEVAIAKFNEVEPLIYNAIQQYPLTYNEVVRLYLNLAFDMPHVRDDVAKNAKLSKTLAQLYLKYLEAKANSEKHAEIPIRPRPNPGHPLRIGFLSKHFRRHSVGWLSVDIIEALSQITPHIFLYVTGDMGRDELTERFENAAEKFSRPEGAQAKLILQEIAQDNLDVLIDMDSVTVMPNTEVFYSSPAHVCLTWLGFDAPYITPKNYYLGDWQTHPAGVEEHYIEQIVRLPDSFAATAGLPIRQVDREVLRRSMRVAPNQVAFLCVATGNKFCPELVEAQIKILAQVPDSLLFYKGRVGDLLAIEEIYQNECRRQGVRTNRIRVLPRTQTEEEHRLIYQFADVLIDSYPYSGATHVVEALWFNMPVVALVSQQSFGRQAYSLMKAAGSDLGVAWTWQEYIDWGVRMGRDEGLRQQMRSQLEQGKQPDSLAPLWNPRKFAADMYNIFKDLVAQRAAG
- a CDS encoding tetratricopeptide repeat protein, coding for MGTHTLLALTALLAPEGRLEPPVLPMLPSLDNPSLETVDSNRALEMAMATPEMSLPESQSQPQFIFADVSGVEEHSRTGLFSQYLTLYQALLMILALSPLAVLVTFGVIRHRVLERLVADVRCKLGKLGDLEKQLDHSSRKADRLLEELERAILQAHQQARSQVDGLTQEMEVQMDQLHQVERIRNECLHQLQLAVLEADEAKDQKLAEIQKISPRAILQSMKPELRQKIDRVSQRLAAIQAIQEANRTIPLAAGGNAVAKPETPSQPTPTPISNRATAESPPLGGQLTPLSLPEHASLPERLVYYEALLTRQPHHRQAWLDYAEALLESRRWTDAIAAYEEAIALDNQDADTWLRHGTLLYRTGRYAQAVESFDQVIEHQNPEEAGGRDRLVEAWFGRGNSCGRLQRYPDAIDSYERTVELNPDKYEAWYNRGNTFSKLQRFDDALENYEQALKIQPKSPEIWHNRGAILNRMQNFSEAIASYNQAVMLQPDKFEAWYNLGNVLSNVKRYPEAIAAYEKAGNINPDRYEVWYNHAATLVKLEEYQRAIVSYEKVTQLKPNHFESWYNLGILLEKMERYDQALDCFDAAIELQPQSYPAWYASGTTLQKLQRHEEALNAYERAIKLKPEQSEAWYNRGQLLSLLNQHQEAVRSLGKAFQIQNSLLQATAM
- a CDS encoding sulfotransferase domain-containing protein, producing MPDFLIIGAQKGGTTSALHYLSQHPQIEVAPQKEVHYFDLNYSQGLSWYQQQFPNPNPDILRGEASPYYILHPDVPRRVAADFPHIKLIALLRNPVERAISHYHHAIKEGLETLPLEDAIAQEPIRLAGEAQKLQDDPNYHSYAYQHHSYLIRGEYLNQLQRWWAHFPKQQLLILHSDDLYQQPQATLNRMLTFLNLPELPLTQFPTLNSGNYSHVSESIQQQLRERFRPHNQRLFAALNQNWGW